A single genomic interval of Halorubrum aethiopicum harbors:
- a CDS encoding DEAD/DEAH box helicase, with the protein MSKQLAEVETLFLHEARSDYTVVANRDGSRVLRGRLELKETSAGPRPGKFRVLRDGEDHPRSPDEFVDLARAASRIRISEQTSPERRERLREMLDGYQLEAMTVRTCRRCANDGRYGPITEDTAIEHNGEHICRDCARRELERELSYKGEFTGAAEERLEELLYDSKDLDRIVNLLQGGLDPDLTKYDEVSATVEDVSPVRTDELDLHPALADHVQGRFEELLPVQSLSVRNGLLDGDDQLVVSATATGKTLVGELAGIDRALKGDGKLLFLVPLVALANQKHEDFEDRYGDVLDVSIRVGSSRIADDGNRFDPNADVIVGTYEGIDHALRTGKDLGDVGTVVIDEVHTLKEGERGHRLDGLISRLKYYSEDRMERHEGYDGTQFVYLSATVGNPEWLAERLRATLIEFEERPVPIERHVTFADGREKADIADKLVKREFDTKSSKGYRGQTIIFTNSRRRCHEISRKLRYDSAPYHAGLDYGRRKKVERMFGNQELSAVVTTAALAAGVDFPASQVIFDTLAMGIEWLSVQEFSQMLGRAGRPDYHDRGRVYLLVEPDAVYHNSMDRTEDEVAFTLLKGEMEDVATHYDETAAVEETLANVVVAGRKAKRLNDRMIGDVPTKHAVGKLLEWEFIDGFSPTPLGRAICRHFLAPDEAFRILDAVRKGTDPYDLVADLELYDDEE; encoded by the coding sequence GTGTCAAAGCAGTTGGCCGAGGTCGAGACGCTGTTCCTCCACGAGGCGCGGAGCGACTACACCGTGGTCGCGAACCGGGACGGCAGCCGGGTGCTTCGCGGTCGCCTGGAGCTGAAGGAGACGTCCGCGGGCCCGCGTCCCGGAAAGTTCCGCGTCCTCCGGGACGGCGAGGACCACCCCCGCTCCCCCGACGAGTTCGTCGACCTCGCCCGCGCGGCCTCCCGCATCCGGATCTCGGAGCAGACCTCCCCCGAGCGCCGCGAGCGGCTCCGCGAGATGCTCGACGGCTACCAGCTGGAGGCGATGACGGTTCGGACCTGCCGGCGCTGTGCGAACGACGGCCGCTACGGCCCGATCACGGAAGACACCGCGATCGAACACAACGGCGAGCACATCTGTCGGGACTGCGCCCGCCGGGAACTCGAGCGTGAGCTGTCGTACAAAGGCGAGTTCACCGGCGCGGCGGAGGAGCGGCTCGAGGAGCTGCTGTACGACTCGAAGGACCTCGACCGGATCGTCAACCTGCTTCAGGGCGGGCTTGACCCCGACCTCACGAAGTACGACGAGGTGTCCGCGACCGTCGAGGACGTCTCGCCGGTGCGGACCGACGAGCTCGACCTCCATCCGGCACTGGCCGACCACGTTCAGGGTCGCTTCGAGGAGCTGTTGCCCGTCCAGAGCCTCTCCGTGCGGAACGGGCTCCTCGACGGCGACGACCAGCTCGTCGTGAGCGCGACCGCGACGGGCAAGACGCTCGTCGGCGAGCTGGCCGGGATCGACCGGGCGCTGAAGGGCGACGGGAAGCTCCTCTTTTTGGTCCCGCTCGTCGCGCTCGCCAATCAGAAACACGAGGACTTCGAGGACCGCTACGGCGACGTGCTGGACGTCTCGATCCGCGTCGGATCCTCGCGGATCGCCGACGACGGCAACCGCTTCGACCCGAACGCCGACGTGATCGTCGGCACCTACGAGGGGATCGACCACGCGCTCCGGACCGGGAAGGACCTCGGCGACGTGGGGACCGTCGTCATCGACGAGGTCCACACCCTGAAGGAGGGCGAGCGCGGCCACCGGCTCGACGGGCTGATCTCCCGGCTCAAGTACTACAGCGAGGACCGCATGGAGCGTCACGAGGGGTACGACGGCACCCAGTTCGTCTACCTCTCCGCGACCGTCGGCAACCCCGAGTGGCTCGCCGAGCGGCTGCGGGCGACGCTGATCGAGTTCGAGGAGCGACCCGTGCCGATCGAGCGCCACGTCACCTTCGCGGACGGCCGCGAGAAGGCCGACATCGCCGACAAGCTGGTGAAACGCGAGTTCGACACGAAGTCCTCGAAGGGATACCGCGGGCAGACGATCATCTTCACGAACTCCCGGCGGCGCTGTCACGAGATCAGCCGGAAGCTGCGGTACGACTCCGCGCCGTACCACGCCGGGCTCGACTACGGCCGCCGCAAGAAGGTCGAGCGCATGTTCGGGAACCAGGAGCTGTCGGCGGTCGTCACCACCGCGGCGCTCGCGGCCGGGGTCGACTTCCCCGCCTCGCAGGTGATCTTCGACACGCTCGCGATGGGGATCGAGTGGCTCTCGGTCCAGGAGTTCTCCCAGATGCTCGGGCGCGCGGGGCGGCCCGATTACCACGACCGCGGTCGGGTGTACCTCCTCGTCGAGCCGGACGCCGTCTACCACAACTCGATGGACCGGACCGAGGACGAGGTCGCCTTTACTCTGCTCAAAGGCGAGATGGAGGACGTGGCGACCCACTACGACGAGACGGCCGCCGTCGAGGAGACGCTCGCGAACGTCGTCGTCGCGGGCAGGAAGGCCAAGCGGCTCAACGACCGGATGATCGGCGACGTGCCGACGAAACACGCGGTCGGGAAGCTCTTAGAGTGGGAGTTCATCGACGGCTTCTCGCCGACCCCGCTCGGCCGGGCGATCTGTCGGCACTTCCTCGCGCCGGACGAGGCGTTCCGGATCCTCGACGCGGTCCGGAAGGGGACCGATCCCTACGACCTCGTCGCCGACCTCGAACTGTACGACGACGAGGAGTGA
- a CDS encoding SLC13 family permease: MTALGALRVGSGPLSVSALPPLTPDILLVFAIVAVALVLFVTAPVPIDVTAIGVMVALVALEPWTRVDPATGVAGFSSSATVTVLAMFVLSEGIRQSGLVNGIGAWIADRFGDSPGGQLLAVLGLAGGTAGFINNTPVVAIMIPMVNAISERTGVSPSKLLMPVSFMAMLGGMLTLIGTSTNVLASDVSARLLGHPFSMFEFTKLGVVVLLTGGVYLATVGPYLLPERIRTDDALMDEFGMTEYLTEVVVRGDSPLVGRTVNQGLEPLDIDADIVQLVRDDRAFTEPLGPKELREGDVLVLRTDRESLMTLLDADGLDLAPDAEVEEARLTTEAEAIEPATEQSLVELVVSAEARLVGETLETLNFRDRYDATVLAIRRGGRVIHARMDERRLRPGDTLLVQATEETIRRFDSDRNFVVGGRLTRPDFRTEKIPVALGIVAAVVALAALDVLPIFVSALGGIVAMVATGCVKPNEVYSSVDWSVIFLLAGLIPLGVAMERTGAAAWLAAVVVTASGGLDPVVVLGLFYLFTALVTNVISNNASVVLMIPVAVDTATAIGADPFSFVLAVTFAASTAMLTPIGYQTNLMVYGPGGYAFTDYFRLGAPLQILLTVVTTLGIAFFWGV; encoded by the coding sequence ATGACCGCGCTCGGGGCGTTACGGGTCGGATCGGGCCCCCTCTCCGTATCGGCTCTTCCGCCGTTGACCCCGGACATCCTCCTCGTCTTCGCGATCGTCGCCGTCGCGCTCGTCCTCTTCGTCACGGCCCCGGTACCGATAGACGTCACCGCGATCGGCGTGATGGTCGCGCTCGTCGCCCTCGAGCCGTGGACCCGGGTCGATCCCGCGACCGGCGTCGCGGGCTTTTCCAGCTCCGCGACGGTGACCGTCCTCGCGATGTTCGTCCTCAGCGAGGGGATCCGGCAGTCCGGGCTCGTCAACGGGATCGGGGCGTGGATCGCCGACCGCTTCGGCGACAGCCCCGGCGGACAGCTGCTCGCGGTGCTCGGGCTCGCCGGCGGGACGGCGGGGTTCATCAACAACACGCCGGTCGTCGCCATCATGATCCCGATGGTGAACGCCATCTCCGAGCGGACGGGCGTGTCGCCCTCGAAGCTGCTCATGCCCGTCTCGTTCATGGCGATGCTCGGCGGGATGTTGACGCTCATCGGGACCTCGACGAACGTCCTCGCCTCGGACGTCTCGGCGCGGCTGCTCGGGCACCCGTTCTCGATGTTCGAGTTCACCAAGCTCGGCGTCGTCGTGTTGCTCACGGGCGGCGTCTACCTCGCGACGGTCGGGCCGTACCTGCTCCCCGAGCGGATCCGGACCGACGACGCGCTGATGGACGAGTTCGGGATGACGGAGTACCTGACCGAGGTGGTCGTCCGCGGCGACTCGCCGCTCGTCGGTCGGACGGTGAACCAGGGTCTCGAACCCCTCGATATCGACGCCGACATCGTCCAGCTCGTCCGCGACGACCGGGCGTTCACGGAGCCGCTCGGGCCGAAGGAGCTCCGCGAGGGCGACGTGTTGGTGTTGCGGACGGACCGCGAGAGCCTCATGACGCTGCTCGACGCCGACGGGCTCGACCTCGCGCCCGACGCCGAGGTGGAGGAGGCACGGCTCACGACCGAGGCCGAGGCGATCGAGCCGGCGACCGAACAGAGCCTCGTCGAGCTGGTCGTCTCCGCGGAGGCGCGCCTGGTCGGCGAGACGCTGGAGACGCTGAACTTCCGCGACCGGTACGACGCGACCGTCCTCGCGATCCGGCGGGGCGGGCGGGTCATCCACGCGCGGATGGACGAGCGCCGCCTCCGGCCCGGCGACACCCTCCTCGTCCAGGCGACGGAGGAGACGATCCGGCGGTTCGACAGCGACCGGAACTTCGTCGTCGGCGGTCGGCTCACGCGGCCGGACTTCCGGACGGAGAAGATCCCGGTCGCGCTCGGGATCGTCGCCGCCGTCGTCGCGCTCGCCGCGCTGGACGTCCTCCCCATCTTCGTGAGCGCGCTCGGCGGGATCGTCGCGATGGTCGCGACCGGCTGCGTGAAGCCGAACGAGGTGTACTCCTCGGTCGACTGGAGCGTGATCTTCCTCCTCGCGGGGCTCATCCCGCTCGGCGTCGCCATGGAGCGGACGGGAGCCGCCGCGTGGCTCGCGGCGGTCGTCGTCACCGCCTCCGGCGGGCTCGATCCCGTGGTCGTCCTCGGACTGTTCTACCTGTTCACGGCGCTCGTCACCAACGTGATAAGCAACAACGCGAGCGTCGTGTTGATGATCCCGGTCGCGGTCGACACCGCGACGGCGATCGGGGCCGACCCGTTCTCGTTCGTGCTCGCGGTGACGTTCGCGGCGTCGACGGCGATGCTCACGCCGATCGGCTACCAGACGAACCTGATGGTGTACGGGCCCGGCGGCTACGCGTTCACGGACTACTTCCGGCTCGGCGCGCCCCTCCAGATACTGTTGACCGTCGTGACGACGCTCGGGATCGCGTTCTTCTGGGGCGTGTAG
- a CDS encoding HNH endonuclease produces MRDPSVDEHRLDIGSEYHMDDIKGIFDSGGFMAGINPRKDEHGDVEYIVLTSSGDSHYSDHLRGDRVRYIGQDHGDGDQPTSGRNGRLIAQCDELSVPIYFFSRESKGEDWEYEGLVDVVDHEYISDGTRMINRFLLEKLGIPSSDDYEEVEKAVVKENDDPPLEEDTDETEETGSRKTRSALFRRRVKRYYDETCAICGSNRKTPEGNSEIEAAHIYPRRENGRDHYRNGLALCRLHHWAFDSGWISATDDFEILVRQEDGRDESEEFASLEGNQLILPSSEDHWPLPKYLQKHREMHDFDSV; encoded by the coding sequence ATGCGCGACCCGTCAGTTGATGAACATCGGCTTGATATTGGATCTGAGTATCACATGGATGATATCAAGGGCATATTCGATAGTGGGGGCTTCATGGCCGGCATCAACCCCCGGAAGGACGAGCACGGAGACGTAGAGTACATTGTCCTCACTTCAAGTGGAGATAGTCATTACTCGGACCACCTACGAGGCGATCGGGTCCGATATATCGGTCAAGATCATGGAGATGGGGATCAGCCTACATCTGGTCGAAACGGTCGGCTGATTGCCCAGTGCGACGAGTTGTCTGTTCCGATCTACTTCTTCAGTCGAGAGAGTAAGGGAGAGGATTGGGAGTATGAGGGGCTAGTCGACGTTGTCGATCATGAGTATATCTCTGATGGGACTCGGATGATTAACCGATTCCTCCTCGAAAAGTTGGGAATACCCTCTTCAGATGATTACGAGGAGGTCGAGAAGGCAGTAGTTAAGGAAAATGATGATCCTCCGCTAGAGGAAGATACAGATGAAACCGAAGAGACGGGATCTCGGAAAACAAGATCGGCCCTCTTCCGCCGGCGAGTAAAGCGGTACTACGATGAGACCTGCGCCATCTGTGGGTCGAATCGGAAGACACCTGAAGGTAATTCGGAGATTGAAGCGGCTCATATCTACCCACGAAGAGAAAATGGACGGGACCACTATCGGAACGGGCTTGCACTTTGCAGGCTCCATCATTGGGCCTTTGACTCCGGCTGGATTTCAGCAACGGATGACTTCGAGATCCTTGTCAGGCAAGAAGATGGTCGGGACGAGTCTGAAGAGTTCGCATCTCTGGAAGGCAATCAGTTGATTCTCCCTTCGAGTGAGGATCATTGGCCTCTTCCGAAATATCTCCAAAAACATCGCGAGATGCACGACTTCGACAGCGTGTAG
- a CDS encoding DUF2254 family protein, whose translation MSPVRRRLFAGSIALLLLFVGVFVGYCIQAYSPSSETITSTLQTLVMAQASVLAIVFSVTFVVSQIVSTRYSPAFIKLFVRSPLFREALYLAIGSIIVLLTILGLIPALGTNAKESLFIWMIGVSGAVLVGVVIYIGEFLEQTTPTNLLRHYHAQLTPESYREQSIEAGKNNSLADHPLQPIYDLTRTSIQQDELAVASEGEETIHQITNDVIESQIAADGIDSIVIPDEYEDKYAQSEESERIGLLFTPVLSEYLPRIALSSVEENYIELSQNAVNHIGDLGGKGIQYNNITISDLALISIYNDVMLGIPDPLEEESGQSRVLHTSITNSLDIMGYLIENRDYDLFLDRSSHAYEMMRWVDGVTPKKNLVHNVTIKELIDRQVEWYKKTVSENAKEIEAIDPPIHEMVGSRDRDSIHSNYDPRQHSNSTISILINIRIHMMTITAQHYQSVDWPDDGGTIPMYISGAWRELLVYSFNHPPTASAILLAQRFLETVGYTAVRRGEKSDFEGMPTLTIVLREGGIIPLEIAFDRILKNPSFDDVFGLESFRGLPRHTAWIPFSMENHSDEFLETIKKIRGDVRTKYWNRRFKKGRSNAEILEVHIQYNTDSDMFEID comes from the coding sequence ATGAGCCCAGTTCGGAGGCGACTATTCGCTGGCTCAATTGCGCTCCTTCTATTGTTTGTTGGAGTTTTTGTAGGATATTGTATTCAAGCATATTCACCGAGTTCTGAAACCATTACTAGTACATTACAGACGCTTGTAATGGCACAAGCATCCGTATTAGCAATTGTATTCTCTGTTACCTTTGTTGTTTCTCAGATAGTGAGTACAAGATATTCACCAGCGTTTATCAAGCTATTCGTTAGATCACCGTTATTTCGAGAAGCACTCTATCTAGCTATTGGATCCATTATTGTATTACTAACTATCCTCGGTTTGATTCCTGCTCTCGGTACGAATGCGAAGGAATCACTATTCATTTGGATGATTGGGGTCTCGGGAGCCGTTTTAGTAGGCGTTGTTATTTATATAGGAGAATTCCTTGAACAAACAACGCCGACAAATCTATTACGGCACTATCATGCGCAGTTAACGCCAGAATCATACCGAGAGCAGTCAATAGAAGCTGGAAAAAACAATTCATTAGCTGATCATCCTTTACAGCCGATTTATGATCTTACGAGAACTTCAATTCAGCAAGATGAACTAGCGGTCGCTTCTGAAGGCGAAGAAACAATTCATCAGATCACTAATGATGTAATTGAAAGTCAGATAGCAGCAGATGGTATTGATTCTATTGTCATTCCCGATGAATATGAGGACAAATATGCTCAATCCGAAGAAAGCGAAAGAATCGGCCTCCTATTTACGCCAGTTCTTAGTGAGTACCTCCCTAGAATCGCACTTAGTTCGGTCGAAGAGAATTATATTGAATTATCACAAAATGCTGTAAATCATATTGGTGATCTTGGTGGGAAAGGCATACAATACAACAATATCACTATCTCTGACCTCGCACTTATATCAATATACAATGATGTGATGCTCGGGATTCCTGATCCTCTTGAAGAAGAATCAGGTCAAAGTCGGGTGTTACACACTTCAATCACAAATTCGCTCGATATAATGGGATATCTCATAGAAAATAGAGATTATGACCTTTTTCTTGACCGTTCATCACATGCGTACGAAATGATGAGATGGGTTGACGGAGTTACACCTAAGAAAAACCTCGTCCATAATGTCACAATTAAAGAACTGATCGATCGACAGGTTGAGTGGTACAAAAAGACCGTCTCAGAGAACGCCAAAGAGATTGAAGCTATTGATCCCCCTATTCATGAGATGGTAGGTAGTCGAGATCGAGATAGCATTCATTCGAATTACGATCCTCGACAGCACAGTAATTCAACTATTTCTATTCTTATTAATATACGAATACACATGATGACAATTACTGCGCAGCACTACCAATCTGTAGACTGGCCCGACGATGGAGGAACCATTCCAATGTATATTTCTGGAGCATGGCGAGAGCTGTTAGTGTATTCATTTAATCACCCACCCACAGCGAGTGCCATACTACTTGCTCAAAGATTTCTCGAAACCGTTGGATATACCGCAGTTCGACGGGGTGAAAAATCGGATTTTGAAGGCATGCCGACTTTAACAATAGTTCTTCGAGAAGGAGGAATCATTCCATTAGAGATTGCTTTTGATCGAATTCTGAAGAACCCGAGTTTTGATGATGTTTTTGGACTTGAATCATTCAGAGGTCTCCCGCGTCACACGGCATGGATCCCTTTTTCAATGGAGAATCATTCTGATGAGTTCTTAGAAACAATCAAGAAAATACGCGGAGATGTCCGAACGAAATATTGGAATAGACGATTCAAAAAAGGAAGATCAAATGCTGAGATTTTGGAAGTACACATACAGTATAACACAGATAGCGATATGTTTGAAATCGATTAG
- a CDS encoding tyrosine-type recombinase/integrase yields the protein MSEELEPISPAAAKEMYLEARKQEVSQSTLDGYHYRLKHFIRWCEDVEAIENLNNLSGRDLQRFKTWRRDDGDLKPITLRGQLDALRIFIRWCGSIDAVEQDLHEKFEALMPQLNKTDEQSESILDIDQAQSLLEYQRKFEHASRAHVIMEILWHTGIRLGSLRSLDLEDYDGDAERLTIRHRPETDTPLKNGKEGERIVALSAEVCRSIEDWRDHNRHDVEDEYGREPLLTSRNGRMNHTSIRDAIYRITRPCYYGDDCPKSRDPDECEAGEYSGYSKCPVNVSPHDIRRGSITHFLTEDVPEKVVSDRMNVGQDVLDKHYDKRDEEVKVEQRRNYISGI from the coding sequence ATGAGCGAAGAACTCGAACCCATTTCGCCGGCTGCGGCGAAAGAGATGTATCTCGAAGCGCGAAAGCAGGAGGTATCGCAATCGACTCTCGACGGCTACCACTATCGGCTCAAGCACTTCATCCGATGGTGCGAGGACGTTGAGGCGATCGAGAATCTGAACAACCTCTCTGGGCGCGATCTTCAACGATTCAAGACATGGCGGAGAGACGATGGCGATCTGAAGCCGATCACGCTTCGGGGGCAACTCGACGCCCTCCGCATCTTCATCCGTTGGTGTGGATCCATCGACGCAGTCGAACAAGACCTCCACGAGAAATTTGAGGCACTGATGCCTCAACTCAACAAGACCGACGAACAGAGCGAGAGCATATTGGATATCGACCAGGCGCAATCTCTGCTTGAATACCAGCGGAAATTCGAGCACGCATCTCGTGCGCACGTTATCATGGAAATCCTGTGGCATACGGGAATCCGTCTTGGATCCCTTCGCTCTCTAGATCTTGAGGACTACGATGGAGACGCTGAACGGCTCACGATCCGCCATCGACCAGAGACGGATACGCCACTCAAGAATGGGAAAGAAGGAGAGCGTATAGTTGCCCTGAGTGCCGAGGTTTGCCGCTCAATAGAGGATTGGAGAGACCATAACCGCCATGACGTGGAGGACGAGTATGGGCGTGAGCCTCTTCTCACGAGTCGGAATGGCCGTATGAATCATACGAGTATCCGAGATGCGATCTATCGAATCACCCGTCCCTGTTACTATGGTGACGATTGTCCAAAGAGTCGAGATCCCGATGAATGTGAGGCAGGTGAATACAGTGGTTATAGCAAGTGCCCGGTCAACGTCTCCCCCCACGATATCCGTCGGGGTTCAATAACTCATTTTCTGACCGAAGATGTTCCTGAGAAGGTCGTCTCTGATAGAATGAATGTCGGGCAAGACGTTTTGGATAAGCATTATGACAAACGGGATGAAGAAGTGAAGGTCGAACAACGCCGAAACTATATTAGCGGGATCTAA
- a CDS encoding DUF502 domain-containing protein has protein sequence MATPDPSDDSSRPARDTVESLYGGTLDVLMTGIAIIVPLVISLYVLTIALDFITSALTPFIRVLRWFGVIAWFRETDLVSVLIELHVYGYVIDFFTEIIAVGVLLGIVVVVGSVGRHRYGEQAIDVVDLALASIPGIGTVYKSFRRMGDVMLDNEAENFQEIKLVQCFGDDVHVIGFETSTSPETVAEAAGHDEMVTLFIPLAPNPVTGGFLTHVPRDRVMDVDMSIEEGVRSILTSGVASGERADEQTPVTMGDLEKVTDIDRLQNAIGTDEEDADDEKT, from the coding sequence ATGGCGACTCCAGACCCCTCCGACGACTCGTCACGGCCGGCGCGGGACACGGTCGAATCGCTCTACGGCGGGACGCTCGACGTCCTGATGACGGGGATCGCGATCATCGTCCCCCTCGTGATCTCGCTGTACGTTCTGACGATCGCCCTCGATTTCATCACGAGCGCGCTGACTCCCTTCATTCGGGTGCTCAGGTGGTTCGGCGTCATCGCGTGGTTCAGGGAGACCGACCTCGTCTCCGTGCTGATCGAGTTACACGTCTACGGCTACGTCATCGACTTCTTCACGGAGATCATCGCCGTCGGCGTCCTGCTGGGGATCGTCGTCGTCGTCGGGTCCGTCGGTCGCCACCGGTACGGCGAGCAGGCGATAGACGTCGTCGACCTCGCGCTCGCGTCGATCCCTGGTATCGGGACCGTCTACAAGAGCTTTCGGCGGATGGGCGACGTGATGCTCGACAACGAGGCCGAGAACTTCCAGGAGATCAAGCTCGTCCAGTGTTTCGGCGACGACGTCCACGTCATCGGCTTCGAGACGAGCACGTCGCCGGAGACGGTCGCCGAGGCGGCCGGCCACGACGAGATGGTCACGCTGTTCATCCCGCTCGCGCCGAACCCCGTCACGGGCGGCTTCCTGACGCACGTCCCCCGCGACCGCGTCATGGACGTGGACATGTCCATCGAGGAGGGCGTCCGAAGCATCCTCACGAGCGGCGTCGCGAGCGGCGAGCGCGCCGACGAGCAGACTCCCGTCACCATGGGCGACCTGGAGAAGGTCACCGACATCGACCGTCTCCAGAACGCGATCGGGACCGACGAGGAGGACGCGGACGACGAGAAGACGTAG
- a CDS encoding alpha/beta fold hydrolase, whose translation MESHTVGGGEGTELRVDAAGPPDAPTVLLVHGYSQSRLCWYEQFDGGLTEEFRLLAPDLRGHGDSEKPAGDGPYRDPELWAADLRAVIEELATDDPVLVGWSYGGLVVADYLAVEGTADVSGAVFVGAITEKGTDAAGEIAGEEFAAMLDDLETRDAEASVAALEAFLDICTAEPVPPREYHRMLGYNARCPPRVREALQARTGANAETLRGLDVPALFVHGDADRVVLPKAAERHADLVPDGEVSIYEGVGHSPFLEAPERFDRELREFARRVTGK comes from the coding sequence ATGGAGTCACACACGGTCGGCGGCGGCGAGGGGACGGAGCTACGCGTCGACGCCGCGGGACCGCCGGACGCGCCGACGGTCCTGCTCGTTCACGGCTACTCGCAGTCGCGGCTCTGCTGGTACGAACAGTTCGACGGGGGACTGACCGAGGAGTTCCGTCTGCTCGCGCCCGACCTGCGCGGTCACGGCGACTCCGAAAAGCCCGCGGGCGACGGCCCGTACCGCGACCCGGAGCTGTGGGCCGCGGATCTGCGCGCCGTGATCGAGGAGCTGGCGACCGACGATCCGGTCCTCGTCGGGTGGTCGTACGGGGGACTCGTCGTCGCCGACTACCTCGCCGTCGAGGGGACGGCGGACGTGTCGGGGGCCGTCTTCGTCGGGGCGATCACGGAGAAGGGAACCGACGCGGCCGGCGAGATCGCCGGCGAGGAGTTCGCCGCGATGCTCGACGACCTCGAGACCCGCGACGCCGAGGCCAGCGTGGCTGCCCTCGAAGCGTTCCTCGACATCTGTACCGCCGAACCGGTCCCGCCGCGGGAGTACCACCGCATGCTCGGGTACAACGCGCGGTGTCCCCCCCGAGTTCGGGAGGCGCTCCAGGCGCGGACCGGCGCGAACGCCGAGACGCTGCGCGGTCTGGACGTCCCAGCGCTGTTCGTTCACGGAGACGCCGACCGAGTCGTCCTCCCGAAGGCCGCCGAACGGCACGCCGACCTCGTCCCCGACGGCGAGGTCTCGATCTACGAGGGCGTCGGGCACTCGCCGTTCCTCGAGGCCCCGGAGCGGTTCGATCGGGAACTTCGCGAGTTCGCGCGACGCGTCACCGGGAAATAG
- a CDS encoding redoxin domain-containing protein, translating to MVSTGDTAPTFTATYKGSDHETFDLEEHLGDGPVVLAFFPGAFTPPCSNEMVALQERYDDFEAAGATLLGVSADSAFSLGAFADEYDLAFDLVSDMDGDTIEAYGLSMDLADLGLYGVANRAVYVLDDEGTVTYAWVADDPTNEPDYDALLEAVEAA from the coding sequence ATGGTCTCGACCGGCGACACCGCACCGACGTTCACCGCGACGTACAAGGGATCCGACCACGAGACGTTCGATCTCGAGGAACACCTCGGCGACGGCCCGGTCGTCCTCGCCTTCTTCCCCGGCGCGTTCACGCCGCCGTGTAGCAACGAGATGGTGGCGCTCCAGGAGCGGTACGACGACTTCGAGGCGGCCGGCGCGACCCTGTTGGGAGTCAGCGCCGACTCCGCGTTCTCGCTCGGTGCCTTCGCCGACGAGTACGACCTCGCGTTCGACCTCGTGAGCGACATGGACGGCGATACGATCGAGGCGTACGGGCTCTCGATGGATCTCGCCGATCTCGGGCTCTACGGCGTCGCCAACCGCGCGGTGTACGTCCTCGACGACGAGGGCACCGTGACGTACGCGTGGGTCGCGGACGACCCGACGAACGAACCCGACTACGACGCGCTGCTCGAGGCCGTCGAAGCGGCCTGA